The sequence CCGCACGGTGCTGCATGGGGAGGCGGGCTGgctgggcacggggctgggCTTGCAGGCAGCCGCCTGCCCCGGGGGATGGCGAGGGGTGTTGCCCGTTGTGTTCTCCAAGTGCTGACGCAGGTTTCCACATCGCAGGCTTCTCTGATCTGGCAGGAACTGGAGGCTGAAGAACAAGAGCTGCAGCTCGAGGCGCCCCAAAGGCCTGCAAGAAACTCCTGGAGGCCCCGTGGCCAGAAGCGGAGTCCgggcaccccccagcacccagatgAAGGCTGCGTCAGATACTTTGTCCTGGCCACCACGGCCGCAATTGTGGCTCTCTTCCTGAACGTCTTCTACCCGCTCATTTACCAGACCCGCTGGAGATAGGCACAGGCGCACGGCCagctgcgggagcagggctgccgGGGCACGCGCCGTCCTAGGACGCTACGTGACGAAGACGTCAGGCGGCAGGACAGAAACCGCTGGGAAGGACTCGCTGAGGGAAGCGTGGGGCCGTCGGCTCCTGCCTGTCTGCTGTGGCATCTCCCAtgccagctggcagggctgcgtGGCCAGCCCGCTGCCTTGCCAAGGCACAGCCCAGAACCAGgagcccctctgccctccctcacccttgctgcctgctgggagcagggcagacCTCGTGGCTACCTGTTGCTCAGGAAGAAACATTGCTACTGCAGCGTGGCCGGGGCTTGGGAGCTCCCTGGGAGCATCAACCACCTCTGCTTGGTTCccaagaaagaaatggagacttgctggggaggctgcagaaAGGGCAGGATGCCCTGACACGGGTCCTGGTCCGGCCGCccctcccagctgtgctgctgcggGAGCCTTGTGTTCCCTGGAGCTGTCGCAACCCATGGCTCCTGGGCCAGCGCGGTCCCTCCTGTCAGCCTCCGGCTGAGCCTCCCAGTGCCAGCTGCCTGTGCACCAGGAGTCGCGCAcgctgcaccccagccctggggctgaaCGGGCTTGTCACCAAGGGCTTGCGTGCTTCCCTGCTCAGCTCCTCtcccctgggcagctgctggggagccTGGCAATCTGGGCTGGGGTGCCCATGGTGAGCACCCACCTCCACGGGCTGCTGGCTCCCACCAGCCCCCAGCGCCATGGGGTGTGTGGGCTGTCCCTGCTTGGCCCCAGCTGCCTGcgtccgggggggggggccgggtcTCTGCCGGGGGAGCGCAGTGCAGCGCCTCACTTATGAGGGGACCGGCTGCCCGTGCTGTGGGAGAGGCATGGGGTCGGGGAGCGCAGGTAGAACCTCGGTCTGTTAATAAAGCCAGGTTTTCCAAAGAGATGCAGCATCCCTGTCCTGTGTGGTGGGACCCCCGCGCAGGGGCAGGGACTCTGCGCTGGAGCCGGTGCCCTTCCTGCGCCTGAGGCAATTCTCTCTGGCCCAGCTGGCACAGGGTCGGtgccctgggctctgctgggtGCCTGGTGCACCCTGTGTGGCAGCAGGCTCAGCCGAGAGCTCTGCCTGCCGGTGCCATGGGGCACACGCTGGGCTCCCGCTCCCCAGCTGCGGAGCCGGGGCACGTGCAGAGTGTGgggagcccggcggggccgACAGCACACGGTCCCGTGGGGCTGGAGCATGGGCTGCGGCTCCAGCCGTGTCTGACATTGAGACGTGTTGCCCTTGGCTGAGCGTGGCTCAGACTGCTCTGGTGTGTTTGGGTGCGAGAGGTGACTTCAGAGCCCTGTGACTTCCTCTTCCGTCTCCCCTGCTGTCCCGCCGGCAGTGCCCTTGGCTGGCTCGGGAAGGATGCTTGGCAGGGAAGGGGTTCGCCTGCGTTTCTGGCTCAGGCTTGAGCCAGACAGCGGGGAGCCCAGGGCTCTCCCCATCTTGGTCCCGCACCCCTCTTGCATTTGTGCCGCGGTGTTCTCCCTGCCAAGCTGGTCCCAGCCGGGGAGCCCGGCAGGGCCGTGCCACGGTCATGAGGTGCCCGTCCTGGAACAGTCGCCTCATTGtctgcagccccggggctcggCAGCCTCCCCACTCGCCCACGGCACTGGCCTCGTGGGGCTGAGTCAGTGCCCGGCGCCGGTGGGGTgacctctgctccagctggtgCCCCGGCATTGGGGCTGCAAGCTGCTACCTGCACCTGCCTGCCCGTCCTCCCCGGAGGTGGGTGGCCAGCAGCGAGGCCCGGGCTAGGCGCTCGCGGCCTTGGAAATCCCCTCCGGTCCTGCGCTGTTCCTCAGACCCCGGCAGGCGCTGGCAGCCTGCCCCGTGGCTCGCTGCTGCCGCCCAGGCTGGCCGGGTGCCCGTGCCGGGGCGTGGGGCTCTGCTCAGACGGGCCCTGGCcacggcagccccgggggcacGAGTGCCGGGCTGGGGAGAggcggccgcgccggggccgggctgagcgtgctgcagcctggctctcCTCTGTCGGGCAGGTGGGGGCTGCCACCGGGGAGCCCGGGCACGctgccttccccctgccctgctgctggggctggcaccaGCTGCCACTCTGCGGGCAGCAGGGCCGCACATGCTGTGTCCCATCCGCCTCCGAGGGGCCGTGTCCCCCTGGGCACCCCACGGTCCCCTGGAAGTGGGGAGGGCGAAGGTGGGTGGGTAGGGTGCTGCTGTCCCTCTCGCATCCCTGCTCTCCCTCTCATGCCCGCCTTCTGCTTGCAGGGACTGCCCCCGGTGCCATTCGGATCCGGCTTGGCCCCCGAAGGAGCCCCGGCGCTGGCCGCGGAAGGCCTCCCCGAGCGCTTCGCCAGCCCCGCCGAGCGCCCGGCCCCCTCCTACAGCAGCATGGAAGAAGTCGACTAGGGTGTCGCGGGGCGCCTGCCCCGGGTggtgcgggccgggccgggcaccggggggtggggggacggggtgggtcGGGGTTTGTCCTGTGCTCATTAAACTCGCTGAACTCCTCTCGCCTCCGCTGCGTGCTGTTCCCTGGGACCCTCTGGTGCCTGGTgagcccccccccgggcaccgtGCCCCCCACCGTGTCCCGGCTGCCCCAGTGTGCTGTGGTACCCGGTGCACCCCACAGCTCGTGTCCCCCAGCGCTCCttgcagccctgtgcccccccgggTGCCCTGGCACTCGGTGCACCCTGCAGCTCACTGCCCCCACTGGGTGCTCCTGCTGTCCCCTGGTGCTCACTGTCCCCTGATGTCCCTCAGTGCCGGGTGTTTCCTGCTGCACCCTGCTGCTGGGCGCACCCTACAGCAGCAGGGGGACACACAGTGTCCCCTGATGCGCCCTGGTGCCTGGAGTCCCTGTTGTGCCCCGGTGCCCGCTGCCTCTCCATACGCTCTGCTGTGCCCTGTCCCCCGGTGTCCCCCGGTGCAGTGCTGCCACCACGGTGCCTGGCGTGCCCCGGTGCTCGTGTGGCGGGACTGCAAGTCCCGGTGCCCGCTgtctcccagtgtcccccagtgCCCGTGCGACGGGACTGCAAGTGCCTGGTGCCCCCCGCTGTCCCCTGGAGCCGGTGCCCCGGCGCCCGGcgcgccccggggccggctgGCATGGCGGGGCTGCAAGCCCCGGGTGCTCTGGTGCCCGCTGTGCCCCGGCGTGCCCCGTCCCCCGCGGTGCGCCTCATCGCCTAGCGTCCCTAGTGCCCGGTATCCCCCGGCGACGCCCCgtgtcccggtgccccccggcgCGCCCTttgccccgctgcccccgcctcgccctggtgccggtgccggtgcggcGGGACTGCAAGTCCCGTCAAGCCGCGGGAGGGCGGCGCGTCCAATGGGGctcggggggcggcgcggccggtcGCTGCCTTCGCCGCCGCCCGGTGCCGCGGCGCAGAGAGCCCCGGAGCGGCCgcgcggcgccggccccgcagcccggctctgagccgcccgcccggcccggcccgccccgccgcgccccgccgccctcaaTGAGGTTCTTCCGACTCACCTTCAAGTGCTTCGTGGATTGCTTCtgagccccccccacccccccccccgcggccaCGGAGCCGCCCCCGacccgcccccgctccccggccccccgcgacatgccccccgtccccgccgacacggccgccccgcagccgcccgccgccccgcgacGCgaagccgccgccgccgccgccgccgctgcccccgcggGCCCCGGTAAGCGGGGAGCGCTGGGGAGGGATGAGgttggggatgggatggggggggggggtgtcccacGGCCACGCGCGACCGCGGTgcgccccctcccgccgccgcggggtGAGTCACCGCTCTGCATTGTGACGTCACGCGCCGGCCTGACATCTGACGTCACGCCCCCACGCGCGGAGAGGGGCGCGCGTGACGGCAGCGTGGGGTGTCCcgtgttcccccccccctccccaccatgTCTCGGCAGAGGGCCGCGGGGAGGCGGAGGGCGCGGagccccccgcggcgggcgaGGAGCGGGCGGTAACGGCGCTGCTGGTgggaccccccggccccccgaaAGCGGCCGCCCCCGAGCGGGAGACGTGGACCCGGCAGATGGATTTCATCATGTCCTGCGTGGGTTTCGCCGTGGGGCTGGGCAACGTCTGGCGCTTCCCCTACCTGTGCTACAAGAACGGCGGAGGTGAGCCCCGCGCCGGCCCCACGGAGCGGGGGAGCGCCccggggcgtggggggggggccCACGGCACGTGGGAGCACCCCGCTTTCCACCccaaagtgtgtgtgtggggtcaCTCCACCGTGGGCCAGCCCACCCTGCACCTCCCCAGGGCACGGGGCCGTCCGCAGGGCTCGTGGGCCACCCCACGGGTGTCCGGTGTCACCCAGCGGGGTGGGGGTCCGTGGGGAGCCCCCCGCCACCTGCCTGCCCTGACCTACATCGGCGGCGCGGCGAGGGGAGGGCGCGGAGCCGCCTTCGCCATTCGCTGCGCCCGGGCGGGTGGcgcggggagggaagggggggcccgggggggcccggggggggcggcggcggctgagccggccccgtgccccccggccccaggcGTCTTCCTCATCCCCTACCTGCTCATCGTCTTCGTGGGCGGCATCCCCGTCTTCTTCCTGGAGGTGGCCCTGGGGCAGTTCATGAAGCAGGGGGGCATCGCCGCCTGGAACATCGCCCCCCTCTTCAAGGGTAACGCCGTGCCCTGCCCGCGCCCTGCCCGTGGCCCCTTGCACCCTGCCCGTGGCCCCTTGCACCCTGCCCAGGGGCCCCCGGTGCCCTgcgcggggctggcagcaccctgcccacGCCCTGCCTGCTCCCGTGCACCTTGCCCGCGTCCCgctgctgccctgcaccccagccaagggtggcagctgcctgcacccgtGCCCCTGTGGCAGCCCTGCGCTGCCCTGCCCGGTCCCGCCTGCCCCCGTGGCTCCCTGCCTACGTGCTGCCggcttccctgcctgctgccagcttccccgggggctgccggaTCCCCACCTCAGCAGCGTCCTGCCCGCTTCCCTGTGCTGTGTCCCACCGGCTCCCCTCTGTCCTGTGCCATGCTGCCGGCTGTGCCCACCCtgtcctgcctggggctgccagctccccctgtcccatccccaccagctccccacgtcccctggggctgccagcTCCGCCTGTCCTGTCCCCACCAGCTCCCCCCGGTCCTACCCTGGCCTGCCAGCTCCCTGCgtccccaccagcaccccatgtcctgccccatccctgccagcacccccccatcccaccccaggCTGCCGGGTGCCCACGGGCTCTGATCTCCCCGTGCCGCAGGTCTGGGCCTGGCCTCCATGGTGATCGTCTTCTTCTGCAACTCCTACTACATCATGATCCTGGTGTGGGGGCTCTTCTACCTGGTGCACTCGCTGACGGACACCCTGCCCTGGGCCACCTGCGGCCACCCCTGGAACACCGAGCAGTGCGCTGAGCTCTTCCACCTCGAGCACTGCCGCAATGGCAGCGCCAACGCCAGCGCCAGCACGGGGCCCTTCAACGTCAGCTGTGCCGACCTGGCCAGCAAGCGCTCACCCGTCATCGAGTTTTGGGAGTGAGTGTGGGGACCGGGGGGGTCTCGCCCGGGGCCGTGGGGGTCGCACCGGCGCTCAGTATGGCCCCGCTCTGCAGGAACAAGGTGCTGCGGCTCTCGGGGGACCTCAGTGAGCCGGGGGAGATGAACTGGCAAATGATCCTCTGCTTGGTCACCACCTGGGTCGTCGTCTACTTCTGCATCTGGAAGGGCGTCAAGTCGACCGGGAAGGTGATGCTGGCGGGGGGGGACATGTCAGGGCCACCAGCATGCGGGGATGGGACTGCGGCACGTGGCACTGCCGGCTCCTGCCCTCCTGTGCCGCAGCCCACGGGGGTGCAAGACCCTGTGTCCCACAACTGTCTGGGAGGTGCCACCAGCTGCTGGGGACGTCCCCGAGCCCTGGTCCTGCTGGAACACCTGCAGCACGTGATGGAGAGCCCCGGCCTGGCGGGTCTCACCGGCACCCACTCCTCTGCAGATTGTCTACTTCACGGCACTCTTCCCCTACGTGGTCCTCATCCTGCTCCTGGTCCACGGGGTGACGCTGCCCGGGGCGCTGGGCGGCATCGTCTACTACCTGAAACCTGACTGGTCCAAGCTGGCCGAGGCGCAGGTGAGGgcggcagggagggcaggagggggctgggtgctgggcacccccccagcaccctccccgccccccgaCACCCTCCCTCGTGCCCCAGGTCTGGATCGATGCCGGCACCCAGATCTTCTTCTCCTACGCCATCGGGCTGGGCGCCCTGACTGCGCTGGGCAGCTACAATCGCTTCCATAACAACTGCTACAGGtagggctgtgctggctgcgGGGCGTCCCCCCAGTGTGTCCCCTGGTGtccccctggcaccccctgACCTGCTCTGCCCGCAGGGACGCCTACATCCTGGCCGTGATCAACAGCTCCACCAGCTTCTTCGCCGGCTTCGTCGTCTTCTCCGTGCTGGGCTTCATGGCCTCTGAACAAGGCGTGGACATCTCCAAGGTGGCCGAGTCCGGTGAGTGCCGGGCGGCAGGTGCCCGCTGGCACCGTGTCCCCTGTGTGTCCCCCTGCAGTGGCACCGCTGACCCCACTCTCCCGCAGGCCCCGGGCTGGCTTTCATCGCCTACCCCAAAGCCGTGACGCTGATGCCCTTGTCCCCGCTCTGGGCCACGCTCTTCTTCTTCATGCTCCTCGTGCTGGGGCTGGACAGCCAGGTGCAGCGGCGGGCAGGGGGACGGAGacggggaggggacggggtgGCATGTCCCCACTGAGCCCCGCTCTCTGCCGCAGTTTGTCGGCGTGGAGGGTTTCATCACGGGCATCCTGGACCTGTTCCCCCAGCCGGGGGCTGGCTCGCTGCGCCGCGAGTTCACCGCTGCGATCTGCTGCATCGTCTGCTGCCTCATCGACCTCTCCATGGTCACGCAGGTGGGGGACGCGGCAGCCGGCCCCACGCCGGGCACCGGCGCCTGCCCCCGGGACGTCACCTCCTACGCGGCCCCGGCGTGGGGTGGgagctccctggggctgctgcaccCACGGCAGCGGGGGGTGCCCACGGCGTGGGCGTGCTGCGGGAGCACAGGGTGCCCGTGGCATGCAGGGTGTCCATGCCAGG is a genomic window of Pelecanus crispus isolate bPelCri1 chromosome 7, bPelCri1.pri, whole genome shotgun sequence containing:
- the SLC6A8 gene encoding sodium- and chloride-dependent creatine transporter 1 produces the protein MPPVPADTAAPQPPAAPRREAAAAAAAAAPAGPEGRGEAEGAEPPAAGEERAVTALLVGPPGPPKAAAPERETWTRQMDFIMSCVGFAVGLGNVWRFPYLCYKNGGGVFLIPYLLIVFVGGIPVFFLEVALGQFMKQGGIAAWNIAPLFKGLGLASMVIVFFCNSYYIMILVWGLFYLVHSLTDTLPWATCGHPWNTEQCAELFHLEHCRNGSANASASTGPFNVSCADLASKRSPVIEFWENKVLRLSGDLSEPGEMNWQMILCLVTTWVVVYFCIWKGVKSTGKIVYFTALFPYVVLILLLVHGVTLPGALGGIVYYLKPDWSKLAEAQVWIDAGTQIFFSYAIGLGALTALGSYNRFHNNCYRDAYILAVINSSTSFFAGFVVFSVLGFMASEQGVDISKVAESGPGLAFIAYPKAVTLMPLSPLWATLFFFMLLVLGLDSQFVGVEGFITGILDLFPQPGAGSLRREFTAAICCIVCCLIDLSMVTQGGMYVFQLFDNYSASGITLLWQAFWECVVIAWVYGADRFMDDVARMIGYRPLPFMKWCWAVVTPLVCVGIFVFHVVNYKPLTYNKTYVYPWWGDAIGWVLALSSMLCIPCTVLYKLLRCKGSLRERWQLLTTPIWGHHHLEYLTPEAEAKLLAPEPPKEKAMLFETVI